In one Bombyx mori chromosome 4, ASM3026992v2 genomic region, the following are encoded:
- the LOC101741527 gene encoding v-src sarcoma (Schmidt-Ruppin A-2) viral oncogene homolog isoform X5 has translation MLPVVQSEPMLFNCGVHSVNGAATPSISLPPSLTPESDIGELVDIFFDVDVAVNDHSRIESCDLQLGDTWRGMQGKMSVTAPVKKIRKKSDNTQQTQINKCQNEKERRKLENETINQLEELLGTCLAEVKQPDKNGIVREATRQIQEVLKRRRECPSECPLRSPQCLSPVQAGEISSTQPQLPCTGLHYSEVTTLIEALKHYTNNLGWVLLEINSKGEIECVSDNIKEFILHDRTELYRKSIFSILHEKDHAKLRPLLRNIQSFNWDSADIDKFHFVKARLLVKNSNGTDCGVYVETVIHAAPVRGSSSEEAGSVMCVIRRCDDASAVLIPDDGGPPAITAKQSDHIVFRLDCNFNILSCDLSAVDSIVNSPVSLVGTRYLDLVDSVDRLRVAAHLLEAASAPAPPAVSEPFRLRVTPDHPWLRVSARSRLFRSQATSGEPDFIMSTHSVLCDEEIDMLESESPRPAVGGPLMPSVTNGESSMCESRYRSPVSPATNPFSINDFEFEPWASSLLGEMSNEDSKEPKDGSVEGPPSTPLTPRAPSTPGESAHVVQPPEEPNRLRTLLSKKPNSSSEANSNSNNRILKDLLKQEDEEATGSETSAPHTPHTPMTPHTPHTPGAALSPLHSAPSHARPQAHLQPHASHSAGQHSMQQLHHNNSDVLLKILNDKSDEDTEEGRRSASDSNRSMSQPSALLSQLLSSSNGPAGNGRSQDGSDNYLDRIAGVKRKFEDAKAMSGNMKRATPENQQVTSSAVSVASSTATSTAGSPATSGPGMSPLCKKNQILVSLLARQQPTPTTPLPLPNPSLRPYGPTNRPRAPPPPHPAQHHHHHAMQHHQRHHSTLSNILTGVNHRASNVNGGGGDGPTAECSSAQSHLQMVLQGGARYPPASAPAPLHYTNTTPHHTYNSQPPSSSSSLTQAVPGDGEVPSDLMLSDILDEFIESMPDSDRSASDVSMRQRQGMKEKTAIVNAIRQRLMHECETVTKNTNVTSPSALPPFSVQSPVCSMYPGGASPAAGGSRPHSIAEQRARLLQMQRSQQMLVSPEAADQPQQDLGSTINALVSATPPNVALTRTDYHHNLYQTSQIGSNYGTNKMTTTNQNPMLSRQLSVPGSGGYAHAAALHTPMSPQPYHRPPRPHLVGGYYEEGAGGYCAEYARCPPLPPHVPHPPHPPHPPHPPHPPHDHQLSCAGGGGGTSGGAGGGAGGGAGGTSEYVRNELRAVVGARSARPDLHTLQPPDLDPLVSFDMPAPEYYGGGLGGGGGR, from the exons AATTGAGTCCTGTGACCTCCAACTGGGAGACACATGGAGGGGAATGCAAGGCAAGATGAGCGTGACAGCGCCGGTTAAGAAGATAAGAAAAAAGTCAGACAATACGCAACAAACTCAAAT taATAAGTGCCAGAATGAGAAAGAGCGACGGAAACTTGAAAACGAAACTATAAATCAACTTGAGGAGCTTCTTGGTACTTGTCTCGCCGAAGTAAAGCAACCGGACAAGAACGGTATTGTCCGAGAGGCCACGCGTCAGATCCAGGAGGTATTGAAACGGCGACGCGAGTGTCCCAGCGAGTGTCCCCTACGATCGCCCCAGTGTCTATCACCAGTACAGGCCGGGGAGATCAGCTCAACACAGCCGCAGTTGCCCTGCACCGGATTACATTATTCTGAAGTCACAACTTTAATTGAG gCACTCAAACATTACACCAATAACCTCGGATGGGTTTTATTGGAAATTAATTCGAAAGGTGAAATAGAGTGTGTATCAGATAATATCAAGGAGTTTATTCTTCACGATAGAACAGAACTATATAGGAAATCGATATTTTCGATTTTACATGAGAAAGATCATGCGAAACTAAGACCGTTACTTAGGAACATACAATCTTTCAACTGGGACTCGGCAGATATTGATAAATTCCACTTTGTGAAAGCAAGGCTCCTCGTTAAAAATTCAAATGGGACTGACTGTGGCGT TTACGTGGAGACAGTGATACACGCTGCGCCAGTGCGCGGCTCTTCTTCGGAGGAGGCCGGCTCCGTCATGTGCGTCATCCGGCGCTGCGACGACGCGTCGGCCGTTCTTATTCCCGACGACGGCGGCCCGCCCGCCATCACCGCCAAGCAGTCCGATCATATCGTCTTCAGATTAGACtgcaattttaatattttgt CTTGTGACTTGAGTGCAGTGGACAGTATAGTAAACTCACCAGTTTCTCTTGTGGGCACTCGATATTTGGACTTGGTTGACAGTGTTGATCGTCTACGTGTTGCTGCACATCTGCTGGAAGCAGCATCAGCGCCTGCGCCGCCTGCAGTCAGTGAACCGTTTCGACTGCGCGTCACCCCCGACCATCCGTGGTTGCGTGTCAGCGCCCGATCGCGGCTGTTCAGGTCTCAGGCCACTTCTGGTGAACCTGACTTCATAATGTCAACGCACAGCGTTCTTTGTGATGAGGAGATAGATATGTTGGAATCTGAAAGCCCTCGCCCTGCGGTCGGCGGCCCGCTCATGCCCTCCGTGACCAACGGAGAGTCTTCCATGTGCGAGTCGCGGTATCGATCTCCCGTCAGTCCGGCCACGAATCCGTTTTCTATAAACGATTTCGAGTTTGAACCTTGGGCTTCTTCTCTCCTTGGTGAAATGTCAAATGAAGATTCCAAGGAACCCAAGGATGGGTCCGTGGAGGGACCGCCTTCAACCCCGCTCACGCCTCGGGCGCCTTCCACTCCTGGTGAAAGCGCTCACGTCGTACAGCCTCCTGAAGAGCCAAATCGGTTACGAACGCTGTTGAGCAAGAAGCCTAATTCGTCTTCCGAAGCAAACTCCAACTCGAACAATCGTATTCTGAAAGATTTATTGAAGCAAGAAGACGAAGAGGCGACAGGAAGCGAGACGTCGGCGCCGCACACCCCGCACACGCCGATGACACCGCACACCCCGCACACGCCCGGCGCGGCGCTCTCCCCGCTGCACTCCGCGCCGTCGCACGCGCGTCCGCAGGCGCACTTGCAGCCGCACGCCTCGCACTCCGCGGGACAGCACTCCATGCAACAGCTTCATCACAATAATTCCGACGTCCTCCTTAAG ATATTAAACGATAAATCAGACGAAGATACGGAGGAAGGGAGAAGAAGCGCTTCGGACAGTAATCGCAGTATGTCCCAGCCCAGCGCGCTCCTCTCCCAGCTGTTGTCGAGCAGCAACGGCCCGGCGGGTAACGGACGCTCGCAGGACGGAAGCGACAACTACCTGGATAGGATCGCCGGTGTCAAACGCAAATTCGAAGACGCCAAAGCGATGAGCGGTAATATGAAGAGAGCGACCCCAGAGAATCAACAG GTGACGTCCAGTGCTGTATCGGTAGCGTCATCGACGGCGACGTCTACGGCCGGGAGCCCGGCGACGAGCGGCCCGGGCATGAGTCCGCTGTGCAAAAAGAACCAGATCCTGGTGTCGTTATTGGCGCGCCAGCAGCCCACGCCCACCACCCCGCTGCCGCTCCCCAACCCCAGCCTGCGCCCCTACGGACCCACCAACCGACCGCGAGCGCCGCCTCCGCCTCACCCGGCTCAGCATCATCACCACCACGCCATGCAACACCACCAGCGGCACCATTCGACGCTCTCCAACATACTCACCGGAGTCAACCA TCGGGCGAGCAACGTGaacggcggcggcggcgacggcCCGACGGCGGAGTGCTCGTCTGCGCAGAGCCACCTGCAGATGGTGCTGCAGGGCGGCGCGCGCTACCCGCCCGCCTCCGCGCCCGCGCCCCTGCACTACACCAACACCACGCCGCACCACACCTACAACAGCCAGCCGCCCTC AAGTAGCAGTAGCCTGACTCAAGCCGTTCCCGGTGACGGCGAGGTCCCCAGTGATCTGATGCTGTCCGACATATTGGACGAGTTCATAGAGAGCATGCCCGACTCGGATCGTTCCGCTTCTGATGTTAGCATGCGCCAAAGACAG GGCATGAAAGAGAAGACTGCGATAGTGAACGCCATCCGACAGAGACTGATGCACGAGTGTGAGACGGTCACGAAGAATACAAATGTCACGAGTCCCAGTGCACTGCCGCCATTCTCTGTGCAGAGTCCG GTGTGCAGCATGTACCCGGGCGGCGCCAGCCCAGCGGCCGGCGGCTCGCGCCCGCACTCCATCGCCGAGCAGCGCGCGCGCCTGCTACAGATGCAGCGCTCGCAGCAGATGCTCGTCTCGCCAGAG GCCGCCGATCAGCCCCAGCAGGATCTTGGTTCGACCATTAATGCTCTCGTTTCCGCGACTCCGCCCAACGTGGCTCTGACTCGAACGGATTATCATCATAATCTATATCAAACGA GTCAAATAGGGTCAAATTATGGTACAAATAAAATGACTACCACTAATCAGAACCCCATGTTAAGCAGACAGCTTAGT GTGCCGGGTTCGGGCGGGTACGCGCACGCGGCCGCACTGCACACGCCCATGTCGCCGCAACCCTACCACCGACCGCCGAGACCGCATCTAG TGGGCGGCTACTACGAGGAGGGCGCGGGCGGGTACTGCGCGGAGTACGCACGCTGTCCGCCGCTGCCGCCACACGTACCGCACCCGCCCCATCCGCCTCATCCGCCTCACCCGCCCCACCCGCCCCACGACCACCAGCTGTCAT GTGCGGGAGGCGGCGGCGGGACGAGCGGCGGggcgggcggcggcgcggggggAGGCGCGGGCGGCACGTCGGAGTACGTGCGCAACGAGCTGCGCGCAGTCGTGGGGGCGCGCTCGGCCCGCCCAGACTTGCATACGCTGCAGCCGCCGGACCTCGACCCGCTCGTCTCCTTCGACATGCCCGCGCCAG AATACTACGGAGGCGGGCTCGGCGGAGGCGGCGGACGGTGA
- the LOC101741527 gene encoding v-src sarcoma (Schmidt-Ruppin A-2) viral oncogene homolog isoform X4 gives MLPVVQSEPMLFNCGVHSVNGAATPSISLPPSLTPESDIGELVDIFFDVDVAVNDHSRIESCDLQLGDTWRGMQGKMSVTAPVKKIRKKSDNTQQTQINKCQNEKERRKLENETINQLEELLGTCLAEVKQPDKNGIVREATRQIQEVLKRRRECPSECPLRSPQCLSPVQAGEISSTQPQLPCTGLHYSEVTTLIEALKHYTNNLGWVLLEINSKGEIECVSDNIKEFILHDRTELYRKSIFSILHEKDHAKLRPLLRNIQSFNWDSADIDKFHFVKARLLVKNSNGTDCGVYVETVIHAAPVRGSSSEEAGSVMCVIRRCDDASAVLIPDDGGPPAITAKQSDHIVFRLDCNFNILSCDLSAVDSIVNSPVSLVGTRYLDLVDSVDRLRVAAHLLEAASAPAPPAVSEPFRLRVTPDHPWLRVSARSRLFRSQATSGEPDFIMSTHSVLCDEEIDMLESESPRPAVGGPLMPSVTNGESSMCESRYRSPVSPATNPFSINDFEFEPWASSLLGEMSNEDSKEPKDGSVEGPPSTPLTPRAPSTPGESAHVVQPPEEPNRLRTLLSKKPNSSSEANSNSNNRILKDLLKQEDEEATGSETSAPHTPHTPMTPHTPHTPGAALSPLHSAPSHARPQAHLQPHASHSAGQHSMQQLHHNNSDVLLKILNDKSDEDTEEGRRSASDSNRSMSQPSALLSQLLSSSNGPAGNGRSQDGSDNYLDRIAGVKRKFEDAKAMSGNMKRATPENQQVTSSAVSVASSTATSTAGSPATSGPGMSPLCKKNQILVSLLARQQPTPTTPLPLPNPSLRPYGPTNRPRAPPPPHPAQHHHHHAMQHHQRHHSTLSNILTGVNHRASNVNGGGGDGPTAECSSAQSHLQMVLQGGARYPPASAPAPLHYTNTTPHHTYNSQPPSSSSSLTQAVPGDGEVPSDLMLSDILDEFIESMPDSDRSASDVSMRQRQGMKEKTAIVNAIRQRLMHECETVTKNTNVTSPSALPPFSVQSPVCSMYPGGASPAAGGSRPHSIAEQRARLLQMQRSQQMLVSPEAADQPQQDLGSTINALVSATPPNVALTRTDYHHNLYQTSQIGSNYGTNKMTTTNQNPMLSRQLSVPGSGGYAHAAALHTPMSPQPYHRPPRPHLGAGGGGGTSGGAGGGAGGGAGGTSEYVRNELRAVVGARSARPDLHTLQPPDLDPLVSFDMPAPGGGSTALGGRAAAATSSWESQQCTPNTTEAGSAEAADGDETQTGGSAGAGSKASLLQKLLSQ, from the exons AATTGAGTCCTGTGACCTCCAACTGGGAGACACATGGAGGGGAATGCAAGGCAAGATGAGCGTGACAGCGCCGGTTAAGAAGATAAGAAAAAAGTCAGACAATACGCAACAAACTCAAAT taATAAGTGCCAGAATGAGAAAGAGCGACGGAAACTTGAAAACGAAACTATAAATCAACTTGAGGAGCTTCTTGGTACTTGTCTCGCCGAAGTAAAGCAACCGGACAAGAACGGTATTGTCCGAGAGGCCACGCGTCAGATCCAGGAGGTATTGAAACGGCGACGCGAGTGTCCCAGCGAGTGTCCCCTACGATCGCCCCAGTGTCTATCACCAGTACAGGCCGGGGAGATCAGCTCAACACAGCCGCAGTTGCCCTGCACCGGATTACATTATTCTGAAGTCACAACTTTAATTGAG gCACTCAAACATTACACCAATAACCTCGGATGGGTTTTATTGGAAATTAATTCGAAAGGTGAAATAGAGTGTGTATCAGATAATATCAAGGAGTTTATTCTTCACGATAGAACAGAACTATATAGGAAATCGATATTTTCGATTTTACATGAGAAAGATCATGCGAAACTAAGACCGTTACTTAGGAACATACAATCTTTCAACTGGGACTCGGCAGATATTGATAAATTCCACTTTGTGAAAGCAAGGCTCCTCGTTAAAAATTCAAATGGGACTGACTGTGGCGT TTACGTGGAGACAGTGATACACGCTGCGCCAGTGCGCGGCTCTTCTTCGGAGGAGGCCGGCTCCGTCATGTGCGTCATCCGGCGCTGCGACGACGCGTCGGCCGTTCTTATTCCCGACGACGGCGGCCCGCCCGCCATCACCGCCAAGCAGTCCGATCATATCGTCTTCAGATTAGACtgcaattttaatattttgt CTTGTGACTTGAGTGCAGTGGACAGTATAGTAAACTCACCAGTTTCTCTTGTGGGCACTCGATATTTGGACTTGGTTGACAGTGTTGATCGTCTACGTGTTGCTGCACATCTGCTGGAAGCAGCATCAGCGCCTGCGCCGCCTGCAGTCAGTGAACCGTTTCGACTGCGCGTCACCCCCGACCATCCGTGGTTGCGTGTCAGCGCCCGATCGCGGCTGTTCAGGTCTCAGGCCACTTCTGGTGAACCTGACTTCATAATGTCAACGCACAGCGTTCTTTGTGATGAGGAGATAGATATGTTGGAATCTGAAAGCCCTCGCCCTGCGGTCGGCGGCCCGCTCATGCCCTCCGTGACCAACGGAGAGTCTTCCATGTGCGAGTCGCGGTATCGATCTCCCGTCAGTCCGGCCACGAATCCGTTTTCTATAAACGATTTCGAGTTTGAACCTTGGGCTTCTTCTCTCCTTGGTGAAATGTCAAATGAAGATTCCAAGGAACCCAAGGATGGGTCCGTGGAGGGACCGCCTTCAACCCCGCTCACGCCTCGGGCGCCTTCCACTCCTGGTGAAAGCGCTCACGTCGTACAGCCTCCTGAAGAGCCAAATCGGTTACGAACGCTGTTGAGCAAGAAGCCTAATTCGTCTTCCGAAGCAAACTCCAACTCGAACAATCGTATTCTGAAAGATTTATTGAAGCAAGAAGACGAAGAGGCGACAGGAAGCGAGACGTCGGCGCCGCACACCCCGCACACGCCGATGACACCGCACACCCCGCACACGCCCGGCGCGGCGCTCTCCCCGCTGCACTCCGCGCCGTCGCACGCGCGTCCGCAGGCGCACTTGCAGCCGCACGCCTCGCACTCCGCGGGACAGCACTCCATGCAACAGCTTCATCACAATAATTCCGACGTCCTCCTTAAG ATATTAAACGATAAATCAGACGAAGATACGGAGGAAGGGAGAAGAAGCGCTTCGGACAGTAATCGCAGTATGTCCCAGCCCAGCGCGCTCCTCTCCCAGCTGTTGTCGAGCAGCAACGGCCCGGCGGGTAACGGACGCTCGCAGGACGGAAGCGACAACTACCTGGATAGGATCGCCGGTGTCAAACGCAAATTCGAAGACGCCAAAGCGATGAGCGGTAATATGAAGAGAGCGACCCCAGAGAATCAACAG GTGACGTCCAGTGCTGTATCGGTAGCGTCATCGACGGCGACGTCTACGGCCGGGAGCCCGGCGACGAGCGGCCCGGGCATGAGTCCGCTGTGCAAAAAGAACCAGATCCTGGTGTCGTTATTGGCGCGCCAGCAGCCCACGCCCACCACCCCGCTGCCGCTCCCCAACCCCAGCCTGCGCCCCTACGGACCCACCAACCGACCGCGAGCGCCGCCTCCGCCTCACCCGGCTCAGCATCATCACCACCACGCCATGCAACACCACCAGCGGCACCATTCGACGCTCTCCAACATACTCACCGGAGTCAACCA TCGGGCGAGCAACGTGaacggcggcggcggcgacggcCCGACGGCGGAGTGCTCGTCTGCGCAGAGCCACCTGCAGATGGTGCTGCAGGGCGGCGCGCGCTACCCGCCCGCCTCCGCGCCCGCGCCCCTGCACTACACCAACACCACGCCGCACCACACCTACAACAGCCAGCCGCCCTC AAGTAGCAGTAGCCTGACTCAAGCCGTTCCCGGTGACGGCGAGGTCCCCAGTGATCTGATGCTGTCCGACATATTGGACGAGTTCATAGAGAGCATGCCCGACTCGGATCGTTCCGCTTCTGATGTTAGCATGCGCCAAAGACAG GGCATGAAAGAGAAGACTGCGATAGTGAACGCCATCCGACAGAGACTGATGCACGAGTGTGAGACGGTCACGAAGAATACAAATGTCACGAGTCCCAGTGCACTGCCGCCATTCTCTGTGCAGAGTCCG GTGTGCAGCATGTACCCGGGCGGCGCCAGCCCAGCGGCCGGCGGCTCGCGCCCGCACTCCATCGCCGAGCAGCGCGCGCGCCTGCTACAGATGCAGCGCTCGCAGCAGATGCTCGTCTCGCCAGAG GCCGCCGATCAGCCCCAGCAGGATCTTGGTTCGACCATTAATGCTCTCGTTTCCGCGACTCCGCCCAACGTGGCTCTGACTCGAACGGATTATCATCATAATCTATATCAAACGA GTCAAATAGGGTCAAATTATGGTACAAATAAAATGACTACCACTAATCAGAACCCCATGTTAAGCAGACAGCTTAGT GTGCCGGGTTCGGGCGGGTACGCGCACGCGGCCGCACTGCACACGCCCATGTCGCCGCAACCCTACCACCGACCGCCGAGACCGCATCTAG GTGCGGGAGGCGGCGGCGGGACGAGCGGCGGggcgggcggcggcgcggggggAGGCGCGGGCGGCACGTCGGAGTACGTGCGCAACGAGCTGCGCGCAGTCGTGGGGGCGCGCTCGGCCCGCCCAGACTTGCATACGCTGCAGCCGCCGGACCTCGACCCGCTCGTCTCCTTCGACATGCCCGCGCCAG GTGGCGGCAGTACCGCACTGGGAGGCCGGGCCGCGGCGGCGACAAGCTCGTGGGAGTCGCAACAGTGCACCCCG AATACTACGGAGGCGGGCTCGGCGGAGGCGGCGGACGGTGATGAGACGCAGACGGGCGGGTCGGCGGGCGCGGGCAGTAAGGCGTCGCTGCTGCAGAAGCTGTTGTCGCAGTGA
- the LOC101741527 gene encoding v-src sarcoma (Schmidt-Ruppin A-2) viral oncogene homolog isoform X7, with the protein MPVPGIEDARIESCDLQLGDTWRGMQGKMSVTAPVKKIRKKSDNTQQTQINKCQNEKERRKLENETINQLEELLGTCLAEVKQPDKNGIVREATRQIQEVLKRRRECPSECPLRSPQCLSPVQAGEISSTQPQLPCTGLHYSEVTTLIEALKHYTNNLGWVLLEINSKGEIECVSDNIKEFILHDRTELYRKSIFSILHEKDHAKLRPLLRNIQSFNWDSADIDKFHFVKARLLVKNSNGTDCGVYVETVIHAAPVRGSSSEEAGSVMCVIRRCDDASAVLIPDDGGPPAITAKQSDHIVFRLDCNFNILSCDLSAVDSIVNSPVSLVGTRYLDLVDSVDRLRVAAHLLEAASAPAPPAVSEPFRLRVTPDHPWLRVSARSRLFRSQATSGEPDFIMSTHSVLCDEEIDMLESESPRPAVGGPLMPSVTNGESSMCESRYRSPVSPATNPFSINDFEFEPWASSLLGEMSNEDSKEPKDGSVEGPPSTPLTPRAPSTPGESAHVVQPPEEPNRLRTLLSKKPNSSSEANSNSNNRILKDLLKQEDEEATGSETSAPHTPHTPMTPHTPHTPGAALSPLHSAPSHARPQAHLQPHASHSAGQHSMQQLHHNNSDVLLKILNDKSDEDTEEGRRSASDSNRSMSQPSALLSQLLSSSNGPAGNGRSQDGSDNYLDRIAGVKRKFEDAKAMSGNMKRATPENQQVTSSAVSVASSTATSTAGSPATSGPGMSPLCKKNQILVSLLARQQPTPTTPLPLPNPSLRPYGPTNRPRAPPPPHPAQHHHHHAMQHHQRHHSTLSNILTGVNHRASNVNGGGGDGPTAECSSAQSHLQMVLQGGARYPPASAPAPLHYTNTTPHHTYNSQPPSSSSSLTQAVPGDGEVPSDLMLSDILDEFIESMPDSDRSASDVSMRQRQGMKEKTAIVNAIRQRLMHECETVTKNTNVTSPSALPPFSVQSPVCSMYPGGASPAAGGSRPHSIAEQRARLLQMQRSQQMLVSPEAADQPQQDLGSTINALVSATPPNVALTRTDYHHNLYQTSQIGSNYGTNKMTTTNQNPMLSRQLSVPGSGGYAHAAALHTPMSPQPYHRPPRPHLVGGYYEEGAGGYCAEYARCPPLPPHVPHPPHPPHPPHPPHPPHDHQLSCAGGGGGTSGGAGGGAGGGAGGTSEYVRNELRAVVGARSARPDLHTLQPPDLDPLVSFDMPAPEYYGGGLGGGGGR; encoded by the exons AATTGAGTCCTGTGACCTCCAACTGGGAGACACATGGAGGGGAATGCAAGGCAAGATGAGCGTGACAGCGCCGGTTAAGAAGATAAGAAAAAAGTCAGACAATACGCAACAAACTCAAAT taATAAGTGCCAGAATGAGAAAGAGCGACGGAAACTTGAAAACGAAACTATAAATCAACTTGAGGAGCTTCTTGGTACTTGTCTCGCCGAAGTAAAGCAACCGGACAAGAACGGTATTGTCCGAGAGGCCACGCGTCAGATCCAGGAGGTATTGAAACGGCGACGCGAGTGTCCCAGCGAGTGTCCCCTACGATCGCCCCAGTGTCTATCACCAGTACAGGCCGGGGAGATCAGCTCAACACAGCCGCAGTTGCCCTGCACCGGATTACATTATTCTGAAGTCACAACTTTAATTGAG gCACTCAAACATTACACCAATAACCTCGGATGGGTTTTATTGGAAATTAATTCGAAAGGTGAAATAGAGTGTGTATCAGATAATATCAAGGAGTTTATTCTTCACGATAGAACAGAACTATATAGGAAATCGATATTTTCGATTTTACATGAGAAAGATCATGCGAAACTAAGACCGTTACTTAGGAACATACAATCTTTCAACTGGGACTCGGCAGATATTGATAAATTCCACTTTGTGAAAGCAAGGCTCCTCGTTAAAAATTCAAATGGGACTGACTGTGGCGT TTACGTGGAGACAGTGATACACGCTGCGCCAGTGCGCGGCTCTTCTTCGGAGGAGGCCGGCTCCGTCATGTGCGTCATCCGGCGCTGCGACGACGCGTCGGCCGTTCTTATTCCCGACGACGGCGGCCCGCCCGCCATCACCGCCAAGCAGTCCGATCATATCGTCTTCAGATTAGACtgcaattttaatattttgt CTTGTGACTTGAGTGCAGTGGACAGTATAGTAAACTCACCAGTTTCTCTTGTGGGCACTCGATATTTGGACTTGGTTGACAGTGTTGATCGTCTACGTGTTGCTGCACATCTGCTGGAAGCAGCATCAGCGCCTGCGCCGCCTGCAGTCAGTGAACCGTTTCGACTGCGCGTCACCCCCGACCATCCGTGGTTGCGTGTCAGCGCCCGATCGCGGCTGTTCAGGTCTCAGGCCACTTCTGGTGAACCTGACTTCATAATGTCAACGCACAGCGTTCTTTGTGATGAGGAGATAGATATGTTGGAATCTGAAAGCCCTCGCCCTGCGGTCGGCGGCCCGCTCATGCCCTCCGTGACCAACGGAGAGTCTTCCATGTGCGAGTCGCGGTATCGATCTCCCGTCAGTCCGGCCACGAATCCGTTTTCTATAAACGATTTCGAGTTTGAACCTTGGGCTTCTTCTCTCCTTGGTGAAATGTCAAATGAAGATTCCAAGGAACCCAAGGATGGGTCCGTGGAGGGACCGCCTTCAACCCCGCTCACGCCTCGGGCGCCTTCCACTCCTGGTGAAAGCGCTCACGTCGTACAGCCTCCTGAAGAGCCAAATCGGTTACGAACGCTGTTGAGCAAGAAGCCTAATTCGTCTTCCGAAGCAAACTCCAACTCGAACAATCGTATTCTGAAAGATTTATTGAAGCAAGAAGACGAAGAGGCGACAGGAAGCGAGACGTCGGCGCCGCACACCCCGCACACGCCGATGACACCGCACACCCCGCACACGCCCGGCGCGGCGCTCTCCCCGCTGCACTCCGCGCCGTCGCACGCGCGTCCGCAGGCGCACTTGCAGCCGCACGCCTCGCACTCCGCGGGACAGCACTCCATGCAACAGCTTCATCACAATAATTCCGACGTCCTCCTTAAG ATATTAAACGATAAATCAGACGAAGATACGGAGGAAGGGAGAAGAAGCGCTTCGGACAGTAATCGCAGTATGTCCCAGCCCAGCGCGCTCCTCTCCCAGCTGTTGTCGAGCAGCAACGGCCCGGCGGGTAACGGACGCTCGCAGGACGGAAGCGACAACTACCTGGATAGGATCGCCGGTGTCAAACGCAAATTCGAAGACGCCAAAGCGATGAGCGGTAATATGAAGAGAGCGACCCCAGAGAATCAACAG GTGACGTCCAGTGCTGTATCGGTAGCGTCATCGACGGCGACGTCTACGGCCGGGAGCCCGGCGACGAGCGGCCCGGGCATGAGTCCGCTGTGCAAAAAGAACCAGATCCTGGTGTCGTTATTGGCGCGCCAGCAGCCCACGCCCACCACCCCGCTGCCGCTCCCCAACCCCAGCCTGCGCCCCTACGGACCCACCAACCGACCGCGAGCGCCGCCTCCGCCTCACCCGGCTCAGCATCATCACCACCACGCCATGCAACACCACCAGCGGCACCATTCGACGCTCTCCAACATACTCACCGGAGTCAACCA TCGGGCGAGCAACGTGaacggcggcggcggcgacggcCCGACGGCGGAGTGCTCGTCTGCGCAGAGCCACCTGCAGATGGTGCTGCAGGGCGGCGCGCGCTACCCGCCCGCCTCCGCGCCCGCGCCCCTGCACTACACCAACACCACGCCGCACCACACCTACAACAGCCAGCCGCCCTC AAGTAGCAGTAGCCTGACTCAAGCCGTTCCCGGTGACGGCGAGGTCCCCAGTGATCTGATGCTGTCCGACATATTGGACGAGTTCATAGAGAGCATGCCCGACTCGGATCGTTCCGCTTCTGATGTTAGCATGCGCCAAAGACAG GGCATGAAAGAGAAGACTGCGATAGTGAACGCCATCCGACAGAGACTGATGCACGAGTGTGAGACGGTCACGAAGAATACAAATGTCACGAGTCCCAGTGCACTGCCGCCATTCTCTGTGCAGAGTCCG GTGTGCAGCATGTACCCGGGCGGCGCCAGCCCAGCGGCCGGCGGCTCGCGCCCGCACTCCATCGCCGAGCAGCGCGCGCGCCTGCTACAGATGCAGCGCTCGCAGCAGATGCTCGTCTCGCCAGAG GCCGCCGATCAGCCCCAGCAGGATCTTGGTTCGACCATTAATGCTCTCGTTTCCGCGACTCCGCCCAACGTGGCTCTGACTCGAACGGATTATCATCATAATCTATATCAAACGA GTCAAATAGGGTCAAATTATGGTACAAATAAAATGACTACCACTAATCAGAACCCCATGTTAAGCAGACAGCTTAGT GTGCCGGGTTCGGGCGGGTACGCGCACGCGGCCGCACTGCACACGCCCATGTCGCCGCAACCCTACCACCGACCGCCGAGACCGCATCTAG TGGGCGGCTACTACGAGGAGGGCGCGGGCGGGTACTGCGCGGAGTACGCACGCTGTCCGCCGCTGCCGCCACACGTACCGCACCCGCCCCATCCGCCTCATCCGCCTCACCCGCCCCACCCGCCCCACGACCACCAGCTGTCAT GTGCGGGAGGCGGCGGCGGGACGAGCGGCGGggcgggcggcggcgcggggggAGGCGCGGGCGGCACGTCGGAGTACGTGCGCAACGAGCTGCGCGCAGTCGTGGGGGCGCGCTCGGCCCGCCCAGACTTGCATACGCTGCAGCCGCCGGACCTCGACCCGCTCGTCTCCTTCGACATGCCCGCGCCAG AATACTACGGAGGCGGGCTCGGCGGAGGCGGCGGACGGTGA